A genomic window from Sanguibacter antarcticus includes:
- the ctaD gene encoding cytochrome c oxidase subunit I, whose product MDAVAASQAVPGLSAGRQTLGRTVIKWVTSTDHKTIGYMYLITSFVFFCIGGLMALVIRAELFEPGLQIVQSTNQYNQLFTMHGTIMLLLFATPLFAGFANIITPLQIGAPDVAFPRLNMFAYWLYLFGGLIASAGFFTPQGAASFGWFAYAPLSNTTFSPGLGGDLWVFGLALTGFGTILGAVNFITTIITMRAPGMTMFRMPIFTWNTLVTSMLILMAFPPLAAALFALGADRRLGAQIFNPENGGAILWQHLFWFFGHPEVYIIALPFFGIVSEILPVFSRKPIFGYKGLVYATISIAALSVTVWAHHMYVTGAVLLPFFSFMTMLIAVPTGVKFFNWIGTMWRGKLTFETPMLWSLGFLVTFLFGGLTGVILSSPVMDFQVSDTYFVVAHFHYVVFGTVVFAMFAGFYFWWPKFTGRMLNERLGKVHFWLLFVGFHMTFLVQHWLGVAGMPRRYADYMPEEGFTWMNQVSTIGSFVLAASTLPFLWNVYVTWRSAPKVTVDDPWGFGASLEWATSCPPPRHNFASLPRIRSERPAFDLHHPEVAAMDHQAPNPTLLDKVYGEPDRRGEQENGAQRLESATDLLVDTRKNEEDV is encoded by the coding sequence ATGGATGCCGTCGCCGCCTCACAGGCAGTCCCTGGCCTCTCCGCCGGACGCCAGACCCTCGGTCGCACCGTGATCAAGTGGGTCACCTCGACCGATCACAAGACGATCGGGTACATGTACCTGATCACCTCGTTCGTGTTCTTCTGCATCGGTGGGCTCATGGCCCTCGTCATCCGGGCCGAGCTGTTCGAGCCCGGACTCCAGATCGTGCAGAGCACGAACCAGTACAACCAGCTGTTCACGATGCACGGAACGATCATGCTGCTGCTGTTCGCGACCCCGCTCTTCGCGGGCTTTGCGAACATCATCACGCCGCTCCAGATCGGTGCACCTGACGTCGCCTTCCCGCGGCTCAACATGTTCGCCTACTGGCTGTACCTCTTCGGCGGACTCATCGCCTCCGCGGGCTTCTTCACCCCGCAGGGTGCAGCCTCCTTCGGATGGTTCGCGTACGCGCCGCTGTCGAACACGACCTTCAGCCCGGGCCTCGGCGGAGACCTCTGGGTGTTCGGGCTCGCTCTGACGGGATTCGGCACGATCCTCGGCGCCGTCAACTTCATCACGACCATCATCACGATGCGCGCGCCTGGCATGACGATGTTCCGCATGCCGATCTTCACCTGGAACACGCTGGTGACGAGCATGCTCATCCTCATGGCGTTCCCGCCGCTCGCGGCGGCCCTCTTCGCGCTCGGCGCCGACCGTCGCCTCGGAGCGCAGATCTTCAACCCGGAGAACGGGGGAGCGATCCTCTGGCAGCACCTCTTCTGGTTCTTCGGCCACCCCGAGGTCTACATCATCGCTCTGCCGTTCTTCGGCATCGTCAGCGAGATCCTCCCGGTCTTCAGTCGGAAGCCGATCTTCGGATACAAGGGCCTGGTCTACGCCACGATCTCGATCGCGGCGCTGTCCGTCACCGTGTGGGCACACCACATGTATGTGACCGGTGCTGTCCTCCTGCCGTTCTTCTCCTTCATGACGATGCTCATCGCGGTCCCCACGGGTGTGAAGTTCTTCAACTGGATCGGCACGATGTGGCGTGGGAAGCTCACGTTCGAGACCCCGATGCTCTGGTCGTTGGGATTCCTCGTCACGTTCCTCTTCGGTGGACTGACGGGAGTCATCCTCTCGAGCCCCGTCATGGACTTCCAGGTCTCCGACACCTACTTCGTCGTCGCCCACTTCCACTACGTCGTCTTCGGCACCGTGGTGTTCGCGATGTTCGCGGGGTTCTACTTCTGGTGGCCCAAGTTCACCGGACGGATGCTCAACGAGCGTCTGGGCAAGGTGCACTTCTGGCTCCTCTTCGTCGGTTTCCACATGACGTTCCTCGTCCAGCACTGGCTGGGTGTCGCAGGCATGCCGCGACGGTATGCGGACTACATGCCCGAAGAGGGCTTCACCTGGATGAACCAGGTCTCGACCATCGGTTCCTTCGTCCTCGCTGCCTCCACGCTGCCGTTCCTGTGGAACGTCTACGTGACGTGGCGCAGCGCTCCGAAGGTCACTGTCGACGATCCCTGGGGGTTCGGTGCGTCGCTCGAGTGGGCGACGTCGTGCCCGCCGCCGCGCCACAACTTCGCCTCGCTCCCGCGGATCCGGTCTGAACGACCTGCGTTCGACCTTCACCACCCTGAGGTTGCAGCCATGGACCACCAGGCCCCGAACCCGACGCTGCTCGACAAGGTCTACGGCGAGCCGGACCGACGTGGCGAGCAGGAGAACGGCGCCCAGCGGCTGGAGAGCGCCACAGACCTCCTAGTCGACACGCGCAAGAACGAGGAGGACGTCTGA
- a CDS encoding cytochrome c oxidase subunit 4, with protein MKIESKLFSYMFPFFFLVFLVYGFWSDWEPAGSVTLLLTGLLVGMVGWYLAATARRMDERPEDDPFGEIEQGAGEQGVYAPWSWWPLAIAAGAAITFLGLAVGWWIFGIGAALSVIALVGWVFEFSRGQHAH; from the coding sequence ATGAAGATCGAGAGCAAGCTCTTTTCGTACATGTTCCCCTTCTTCTTCCTCGTGTTCCTCGTCTACGGGTTCTGGAGCGACTGGGAGCCGGCAGGCTCCGTGACGCTCCTCCTCACAGGACTGCTCGTCGGTATGGTCGGCTGGTACCTCGCCGCGACAGCCCGCCGCATGGACGAGCGGCCTGAAGACGATCCCTTCGGTGAGATCGAGCAGGGCGCCGGCGAGCAGGGCGTCTACGCTCCGTGGAGCTGGTGGCCCCTGGCGATCGCCGCAGGTGCTGCGATCACCTTCCTCGGTCTTGCGGTCGGTTGGTGGATCTTCGGCATCGGGGCTGCACTGTCCGTCATCGCACTCGTCGGATGGGTGTTCGAGTTCTCCCGAGGCCAGCACGCGCACTGA
- a CDS encoding superoxide dismutase: MAVYTLPDLGYDYGALEPHISGRIMELHHSKHHQAYVTGANTALDKLAEARENGDFAAVNLHSKNLAFNLGGHVNHSAFWTNLSPTGEGEPIGDLAAAISEDFGSFESFKKHFAAVAAGVQGSGWAILAWDSIGQKLIIVQLYDQQSNIALGLTPIVLLDVWEHAYYLDYQNVRADYVAAWWNLVNWSDADARFTRARTQTSGLIVAS; encoded by the coding sequence ATGGCTGTCTACACCCTGCCGGACCTCGGATATGACTACGGCGCACTCGAGCCGCACATCTCCGGCCGGATCATGGAGCTGCACCACTCCAAGCACCACCAGGCCTACGTCACAGGCGCAAACACTGCGCTCGACAAGCTTGCAGAAGCACGCGAGAACGGCGACTTCGCCGCAGTGAACCTCCACTCGAAGAACCTCGCCTTCAACCTGGGAGGTCACGTCAACCACTCGGCTTTCTGGACGAACCTCTCCCCCACCGGAGAAGGCGAACCGATCGGCGACCTCGCCGCCGCGATCAGTGAAGACTTCGGCTCGTTCGAGTCCTTCAAGAAGCACTTCGCTGCCGTCGCAGCCGGCGTGCAGGGCTCCGGCTGGGCGATCCTCGCCTGGGACTCGATCGGCCAGAAGCTCATCATCGTCCAGCTCTACGACCAGCAGAGCAACATCGCACTCGGGCTCACCCCCATCGTCCTCCTGGACGTCTGGGAGCACGCCTACTACCTCGACTACCAGAACGTCCGCGCCGACTACGTCGCGGCCTGGTGGAACCTCGTGAACTGGAGCGACGCTGACGCCCGCTTCACGCGTGCACGCACACAGACCTCAGGCCTCATCGTCGCAAGCTGA